A region from the Halichondria panicea chromosome 11, odHalPani1.1, whole genome shotgun sequence genome encodes:
- the LOC135343585 gene encoding uncharacterized protein LOC135343585 isoform X2: MNSRYTTADGLHCTALVLLDWTTQLVGTRWRVVLVISRIMTSRTVITISQREFLVRKFEEGMHSCGQNTLNARQAAATETGLTLNTINYWINNHKKRHTSSHCDTVPRARTKKLSTRRKLRQASGFNVFSKEFHKQQDLKGKTLSDKSKLMAEAWRKISTADKEKYNAVANDIEGSNEEEDEEELTPEKKRQLIVRVAKRHQGDANLLQSLGCEMATMMFVDKKVLSVGTTDGKKFLQSHPAILSSFSSYFLYDDLSKKQFATPATAASASTTSLNTNSSSFNVTSTNANPINTTSSTTSKAVISTVKKSTTKTTTKATPSGILSNQAISNTGTVSTIFMKGRDGSIVATGTVLPGVHKTIHGRPCQKDCETLSVVDVVQVGAEAWFEDAFGENKLSTGIIVEWPSSMISNVADVSPLHTRTNRKRK, from the exons ATGAACTCAAGATATACCACAGCAGACGgtttgcactgcactgcactagtACTACTGGACTGGACAACACAGCTGGTTGGTACAAGGTGGAGAGTAGTGCTAGTGATCAGTAGAATCATGACTTCCCGAACAGTGATCACAATATCCCAGAGAGAATTTCTTGTGAGGAAATTTGAAGAAGGGATGCACAGTTGTGGACAGAACACTCTGAATGCTCGACAAGCTGCTGCTACTGAGACTGGCTTGACATTAAATACTATAAAC tattggATAAACAATCACAAGAAACGGCACACCAGCTCTCATTGTGACACTGTTCCTCGTGCTAGAACTAAAAAGCTGTCCACACGTAGGAAATTAAGGCAGGCCTCTGGCTTTAATGTCTTCAGTAAAGAGTTTCACAAACAACAAG ATCTCAAAGGGAAGACTCTCTCAGATAAATCAAAATTGATGGCAGAGGCTTGGAGAAAAATCAGCACTGCTGATAAGGAAAAGTACAATGCAGTAGCAAACGATATTGAGGGTAGCAATGAGGAGGAGGATGAGGAGGAACTAACGCCGGAAAAGAAGAGGCAGCTCATTGTTCGGGTTGCTAAGAGACATCAGGGAGAT GCCAATCTGCTGCAATCACTTGGTTGTGAGATGGCTACAATGATGTTTGTTGATAAAAAGGTTTTAAGTGTGGGAACCACAGATGGGAAAAAATTTCTTCAATCTCACCCTGCAATCCTGTCATCCTTCAGCTCCTACTTTCTGTATG ATGACCTGTCCAAGAAACAATTTGCTACCCCAGCCACTGCAGCCTCGGCAAGTACAACCAGTCTCAACACAAATTCCAGCTCATTCAATGTTACCTCAACAAACGCAAACCCAATCAACACCACCTCATCTACTACATCCAAAGCTGTTATTTCCACTGTGAAGAAATCAACCACTAAAACTACAACCAAAGCAACACCTTCTGGAATCTTGTCCAATCAAGCTATTTCTAACACTGGTACCGTCAGTACGATTTTTATGAAAGGCAGAGATGGAAGTATTGTTGCAACAGGTACAGTGCTTCCTGGTGTACATAAAACCATTCATGGTCGTCCTTGCCAAAAAGATTGTGAAACGCTTTCCGTTGTGGATGTTGTACAAGTTGGTGCTGAAGCTTGGTTTGAAGATGCTTTTGGGGAAAATAAATTGAGCACAGGGATCATCGTGGAATGGCCGAGCAGTATGATATCAAACGTAGCTGATGTCTCCCCACTTCATACAAGAACTAATCGCAAACGTAAATAA
- the LOC135343585 gene encoding uncharacterized protein LOC135343585 isoform X3 has translation MNSRYTTADGLHCTALVLLDWTTQLVGTRWRVVLVISRIMTSRTVITISQREFLYWINNHKKRHTSSHCDTVPRARTKKLSTRRKLRQASGFNVFSKEFHKQQDLKGKTLSDKSKLMAEAWRKISTADKEKYNAVANDIEGSNEEEDEEELTPEKKRQLIVRVAKRHQGDVGVANLLQSLGCEMATMMFVDKKVLSVGTTDGKKFLQSHPAILSSFSSYFLYDDLSKKQFATPATAASASTTSLNTNSSSFNVTSTNANPINTTSSTTSKAVISTVKKSTTKTTTKATPSGILSNQAISNTGTVSTIFMKGRDGSIVATGTVLPGVHKTIHGRPCQKDCETLSVVDVVQVGAEAWFEDAFGENKLSTGIIVEWPSSMISNVADVSPLHTRTNRKRK, from the exons ATGAACTCAAGATATACCACAGCAGACGgtttgcactgcactgcactagtACTACTGGACTGGACAACACAGCTGGTTGGTACAAGGTGGAGAGTAGTGCTAGTGATCAGTAGAATCATGACTTCCCGAACAGTGATCACAATATCCCAGAGAGAATTTCTT tattggATAAACAATCACAAGAAACGGCACACCAGCTCTCATTGTGACACTGTTCCTCGTGCTAGAACTAAAAAGCTGTCCACACGTAGGAAATTAAGGCAGGCCTCTGGCTTTAATGTCTTCAGTAAAGAGTTTCACAAACAACAAG ATCTCAAAGGGAAGACTCTCTCAGATAAATCAAAATTGATGGCAGAGGCTTGGAGAAAAATCAGCACTGCTGATAAGGAAAAGTACAATGCAGTAGCAAACGATATTGAGGGTAGCAATGAGGAGGAGGATGAGGAGGAACTAACGCCGGAAAAGAAGAGGCAGCTCATTGTTCGGGTTGCTAAGAGACATCAGGGAGATGTAGGTGTT GCCAATCTGCTGCAATCACTTGGTTGTGAGATGGCTACAATGATGTTTGTTGATAAAAAGGTTTTAAGTGTGGGAACCACAGATGGGAAAAAATTTCTTCAATCTCACCCTGCAATCCTGTCATCCTTCAGCTCCTACTTTCTGTATG ATGACCTGTCCAAGAAACAATTTGCTACCCCAGCCACTGCAGCCTCGGCAAGTACAACCAGTCTCAACACAAATTCCAGCTCATTCAATGTTACCTCAACAAACGCAAACCCAATCAACACCACCTCATCTACTACATCCAAAGCTGTTATTTCCACTGTGAAGAAATCAACCACTAAAACTACAACCAAAGCAACACCTTCTGGAATCTTGTCCAATCAAGCTATTTCTAACACTGGTACCGTCAGTACGATTTTTATGAAAGGCAGAGATGGAAGTATTGTTGCAACAGGTACAGTGCTTCCTGGTGTACATAAAACCATTCATGGTCGTCCTTGCCAAAAAGATTGTGAAACGCTTTCCGTTGTGGATGTTGTACAAGTTGGTGCTGAAGCTTGGTTTGAAGATGCTTTTGGGGAAAATAAATTGAGCACAGGGATCATCGTGGAATGGCCGAGCAGTATGATATCAAACGTAGCTGATGTCTCCCCACTTCATACAAGAACTAATCGCAAACGTAAATAA
- the LOC135343585 gene encoding uncharacterized protein LOC135343585 isoform X1, which produces MNSRYTTADGLHCTALVLLDWTTQLVGTRWRVVLVISRIMTSRTVITISQREFLVRKFEEGMHSCGQNTLNARQAAATETGLTLNTINYWINNHKKRHTSSHCDTVPRARTKKLSTRRKLRQASGFNVFSKEFHKQQDLKGKTLSDKSKLMAEAWRKISTADKEKYNAVANDIEGSNEEEDEEELTPEKKRQLIVRVAKRHQGDVGVANLLQSLGCEMATMMFVDKKVLSVGTTDGKKFLQSHPAILSSFSSYFLYDDLSKKQFATPATAASASTTSLNTNSSSFNVTSTNANPINTTSSTTSKAVISTVKKSTTKTTTKATPSGILSNQAISNTGTVSTIFMKGRDGSIVATGTVLPGVHKTIHGRPCQKDCETLSVVDVVQVGAEAWFEDAFGENKLSTGIIVEWPSSMISNVADVSPLHTRTNRKRK; this is translated from the exons ATGAACTCAAGATATACCACAGCAGACGgtttgcactgcactgcactagtACTACTGGACTGGACAACACAGCTGGTTGGTACAAGGTGGAGAGTAGTGCTAGTGATCAGTAGAATCATGACTTCCCGAACAGTGATCACAATATCCCAGAGAGAATTTCTTGTGAGGAAATTTGAAGAAGGGATGCACAGTTGTGGACAGAACACTCTGAATGCTCGACAAGCTGCTGCTACTGAGACTGGCTTGACATTAAATACTATAAAC tattggATAAACAATCACAAGAAACGGCACACCAGCTCTCATTGTGACACTGTTCCTCGTGCTAGAACTAAAAAGCTGTCCACACGTAGGAAATTAAGGCAGGCCTCTGGCTTTAATGTCTTCAGTAAAGAGTTTCACAAACAACAAG ATCTCAAAGGGAAGACTCTCTCAGATAAATCAAAATTGATGGCAGAGGCTTGGAGAAAAATCAGCACTGCTGATAAGGAAAAGTACAATGCAGTAGCAAACGATATTGAGGGTAGCAATGAGGAGGAGGATGAGGAGGAACTAACGCCGGAAAAGAAGAGGCAGCTCATTGTTCGGGTTGCTAAGAGACATCAGGGAGATGTAGGTGTT GCCAATCTGCTGCAATCACTTGGTTGTGAGATGGCTACAATGATGTTTGTTGATAAAAAGGTTTTAAGTGTGGGAACCACAGATGGGAAAAAATTTCTTCAATCTCACCCTGCAATCCTGTCATCCTTCAGCTCCTACTTTCTGTATG ATGACCTGTCCAAGAAACAATTTGCTACCCCAGCCACTGCAGCCTCGGCAAGTACAACCAGTCTCAACACAAATTCCAGCTCATTCAATGTTACCTCAACAAACGCAAACCCAATCAACACCACCTCATCTACTACATCCAAAGCTGTTATTTCCACTGTGAAGAAATCAACCACTAAAACTACAACCAAAGCAACACCTTCTGGAATCTTGTCCAATCAAGCTATTTCTAACACTGGTACCGTCAGTACGATTTTTATGAAAGGCAGAGATGGAAGTATTGTTGCAACAGGTACAGTGCTTCCTGGTGTACATAAAACCATTCATGGTCGTCCTTGCCAAAAAGATTGTGAAACGCTTTCCGTTGTGGATGTTGTACAAGTTGGTGCTGAAGCTTGGTTTGAAGATGCTTTTGGGGAAAATAAATTGAGCACAGGGATCATCGTGGAATGGCCGAGCAGTATGATATCAAACGTAGCTGATGTCTCCCCACTTCATACAAGAACTAATCGCAAACGTAAATAA